The nucleotide sequence TACAATCCATGTCACTCGACCATCTCTCTGTAGTTCTTCCTGACATCAGAAATGAATAACAGATTGTTTGTAATAGTCTGGTTTTAGCTTTAAACCacaacaatataatataaaagagtttaataatatattattattacattttaccATGACAAATAAATGCTATTATATTGTTCTTTGATAGTTATAAACTCATTAATTTATGTTAACATAATGTGTAGAGTTTTTACTCACGTCTATGGTTGTGTCACTGAAGTATTTGATGTACTCAGGACCCATGTAGATTGGTGGTTTACATGCAATCATAAACACTGCAATGGGACGGTGAAGTAAAttaagaatataaaataattataatatattacaaaGTAGAACCACATCCTTTATTTACCCACACACAGCGTGAGGTAGAGAAGACCGAGTCTCAGGTCCACTCTGAAGAACAGCACCACATTAGCAACCTTACTGAAAAGAAATATAGTCCCTATATGTTGCTCCAGAGTTACTgtgagtaagagagagagagagagagagagagagagagagagaaagttaaTTTATCCATTGAGAATCATGTGTGTGACTGCATCTTTGGTAACAAAATACTTACTGGCTCTTCGATTCTTCATCATCACAATTGCACTGAGAAACATTAGAATCTCAACCTCTCTCTGCAGGGAACAAACATCTATGCTGTGTTACAGTATAATACATTAGTTTTTTTGTGTACAGTTATACTTGATGTTGTACATGCTGTCATATATTTTACAAGCATAAGTTATTGCATCCCTTAGAAAAAATAACCATGGGTTTATTAGCCTAATAAAATGTGGTAAATgttgattaccatttgtattaccatattTTTACTCCAAAAACTAGTAGACCCCATAATGTATGGTAGgtttcacaacaaataaaaaaactatggtTAAAAAAGTTAATCCGGTTacattttcgtaagggatgtCACAATCAATGATagttaatgttcatttaattaatTGCTGACAAAATCTGTTTGAGAACTTCTCATTTTATAATTAAAGCAATTCAATTAAGCAATATTACGATAAATGTAATTCAAATTAAGTAATTCAGTAACACTTTAtgaataaggtgctattagttaacattagtaaatgcattagctaacaataaaaaaattcagcatttgttaatgttagttgtcaatacagttattcatgttagttcatggtgcattaactaacgttaacagtgacaatgtttgattttaataatgtattagtaaattgattaaattaacatgaattaatattaattaatgctgtagaagtattgttcattgttactTAATTTTAGCCAACACATTAActatttgttaacaaatagcaccttattctaaagtgttaccagtaATGCTTAAAGTAGATATTAAATAAAAGTGTGTTTATGATACAGAGCAGGAGTAGCCAGTCATTAGAATAATAAATGGTAGGCTATTAGGCTAAAAGTTAATCGAATGAGTTCAAAGTtataaaaagtaatataaattTATAAAAGGCACTCTAGACAAGCAacaaaaagcatgttgaatctCTATGCTGGGAGATTATTTGCTCCACTAACCCAGTCAAAGGCGCATGAGTTGCCGTCCTCTCTTTGAGACGGTAAATGTTCGCACAGTCCCGGACAGCAACGCACTAAAGGAAAGGCCAGTGTCAAAAGCAATGAAAGGAAATAATATGGCTTAAAAAACCATTTATAAATCCGCGGTAGATGATAAAAAATGGCAAACAGCCCTCTGATTAAACTCATTGCTGCACACTTAGTGAAGACTAACTTCCATGTGAGAAAGTGAAGAGAAAGGGGAGATTAGAAATAGAACATGAACACGTGTTTGGGGGATTGAGTGGTAACGTGAAACTGGGGAAACGCACTTCGCGAAAACGGTCTGAACTGGCAGCTGCTGGCTTTCCGTAGCGTGACGCGCTGGTCTTGGCGGGGACTTTCGTAAATATCAACAGTTCGGCTGCAACATGGAGGAGACCGAGAAGAAGACCGAATCACATTCAGTTGAAAATAATGTGGATGAAGTTGGTATCCACGTGAATGTTTCATCTGAAGCGTCAGCTCGCCGTAATGATGCGGTTAAATCATCTCAATCTAAACCGAGACTCAAACTGTTTCAAAAGGTGATGGAAAAGAGCCTACAGTGGCTAGTGAACAGCGCCGGGTAACGTTAACCtttttaaattaacaaaatGAAATTTTTCGACTTAATTTGCATGTGCTTTGTTTTCTAATTTATCGCTAAGTAGTTTTAAATAACGTTTTAATAATTACGTTTTTAATTTTTCTGTTCCTTGCGTCAGTTTCGACAGATTTTCCCATTACCTTCAGCCACTGTCAAAGCAGAACCCCCAGCTGACTGAAGCCATGCACAAGCAGTTCATCAGCCAGCTCCAGACATTAGTCCAGGTAACATACAGTCTCATGAAACCTGTCAAGAACATGTCAAATTATGTTTTGCAGCAAGAAAATAGAATCGAATGTAGGAACAATATGTGATTTTTTGCAATATGATTTTACATTACAATACATTCACCCATTGGTATTTGGTCGTTTTTAACATATGCTAAGATCATGTGAATAAATATTACTACACACATCTTAAGAACtagcatatattttttaacagtactggtaatattttattattggaaaaaaatattttcgttAAATTTTTCCCCATGAAGGATCCTGATAACGTAGGCTTTGTGAGGTTTTATTTGTGAGCTTTCATTAACACAACAGAAGATCGCTTTTTTTCATGTCCGTACTGTATTTGTGCATTGTGTTCATGTTGATGTGTTGCTTTTCTGCTCATaatattgtgtgtgttcagaacGAAATCGGCAGTGTGATTGAGGAAGGGGACCTAAAAGTAAAGCTCGAAGAGTTGGACAAACTGGAGGAGCTTGCAAAAGGCATATCAGAACCTGCATGGTGAGAATATGTTTTCAAGGAGAATTCCctttaattatttgttttgcatACACGAGTATGACTTGCCTTTTGCGGACTAGATAAGAAATGTTCGCTTTGTATTTCAGGCGACCAAGTGGTGTTCCAGAGCAGGATGTGTGCAGTGACTTAGTGTCATATTATAAGAAGCAGGAGGAGTACATGCGGCTGCAGCTGAAGAAACTGCAGAAGAAGACTGCAGCCCTTGCTCAGAAAGTGCAGGCCGGCCGAGAGAGCATCACAGACACAGAGCAGCGCATAGCATCAGCAGTGGAAGAATGGAAGGTGCGAGAAAGATAACGCACccacgtgtttttttttacacacaTTAGCGCAAACTtaactcttgttttttcttatCTGCAGACATCTCTTCAGGATCTGGAAGCTTTTGTCTTGACACGTTCGCCACCTGAGTCTTTTTAACATCCATGGACTTTTTTTGTGAATCTGcatggtttcattttttaataatatccCCTATTTCATTAAATATCACTTGTGCTTTTTTaacatgatgtgtttttgtctcatttaaaaaaaatatttggctTTGTTGTACAGGAGAGAACCATTGCAACAATTTTCTGCACTGTTTTATTGTAGAAACTGTAGAGCAAATGATACTTTGGTGGAAACAAACGTACAGTTTGTTtaagttttataaaaaaaaaaacctggaTGATAACTTAAAAGAGGTGTTATGAACGACTGAATTTATGGGCGTTTGAATTGGGTTGCCTTTATACTGACAACTAACGGATTGTGCGCCTATTATCGATTTATTACGGTAACGTTACTGTTATGATGTAGCCGACAGACTCAACACAATACAAGTAGCGTGTTGCCGGTGTCCATTTgcctttttatttatcttttatgTATAGATAGTTTAGTTTCCGAAATTATGTCGGAAATATTTTCAACTTTGTTTGGGCAAAATGATGCACAGCCTCCAACGGGGCAGACAGCGTTCGGGTCCGGGAAACCTCCGCCGCCAAACCAAGCTGCCGGTGCGGCTCAGATGCCAACACAGCTCGGGGATGAGGGGCCTACACTGAGAAAACCCGGAGCCATGAACGAGCCTTTCTATTTACTGCGAGAACTGCCAGGTAAATAGTCTTAATTTTGGTGGAAAATGCAAAGTGGGCTCTTGTTTACATGTGTAGAGGTTATAAGCTTCGTTTGATAATGCTTCAGAATGACcttttgtgtctttgttttggTCTAACGTTAGTTGGAAACGAGCTGACGGGAAACACAAACCTCATCACGCATTATAATCTGGAACACGCGTATAATAAATTCTGCGGCAAGAAGGTGAAGGAGAAGCTGAGCAACTTTTTACCAGAATTGCCAGGTAAAGCCAGTTTTGTGACTGAGAGACCGAAGAATTAGCTTGTAATTTGGCTGTAGTTACTTAAGTCTACAGTGGTGTGAAAGGTTTTGACATGATTGAGATGTGTCATATCTTCTCTTTCAGGTATGATAGACTGTCCAGGTGTTCAGGATGGAAGTTCTCTGCGTTCTCTCATAGAAAAACCTCCAGTTTGTGGAAACTCCTTTAGCCCACTAACAGGAGCTCTACTTACTGGATTTAGACTACACACTGGCCCGGTAAACTGATGCACACATATCCTAAAACAgacttgtacattttaatatcTTTTGAGAGGAGAGCTTCATGtttataatgtttgtttgtgttataGCTTCCAGAGCAGTACAGACTGATGCACATACAGCCACCAAAGAAAAAGAGTAAACATAAACACAGACATCATCGACCTCAGGATCCATTACCACCAGGTTACATGATATTACAAAATATGATATAGTCcaatttcattttactgttgAATGTGTTAAGAACTGATTTCAATCTTTTACGGGTTGCATTTATGAAAGGGTAATTTGCATTCTGGTAGTCTTTCATACGCATGCGTAACCATATTTTACTTGTGCAGAGACTCCCTCAGATTCTGACcccaagaagaaaaagaaaaagagggaCGATGACCCTGATCgtaagaagaaaaagaaagacaagaagaaaaagaaggtGAGTCTGCTAGAGTGATGCAGAACATAAGAAATGCAAGTCATGGGACAAATCACACACCGAATAAACACCCAAATTGTTCTGTGATTTTCATACACAAGATCAATGGAAAGAATTCATATCAGTGCATTGAATCTTGCTGtttgtcttttttcctctttagAAACACAGTCCTGATCATCCTGGTCTGACTGGATCTCAGTCCAACAGCAACAGCCTGAGATAAAActactgtttgtgtgtttacgtgtgtgtatgtgtgtacatgAGAATATTAAACCGTGTTAGAGACTTTGATGTGGACCAGTGTGTTTGAGACGAATGTTTACACAGACCGATTGTTGAAGATTTCTTCTTTTCTGctcaaaacaaataaactttTGTTATTCTCtgtatacagacgtgctcaaatttgttggtatccttacagctcattgaaataatgcttcattcctcctgtAGAGTggtgaaattaaaagctattgtatcatgtatacttgcatgcctttggtatgtcataagatatagcaaagaagctgtggaaagagatgaattattgcttattctacaaagatattctaaaatggcctggacacatttgttggtacccctatgaaaagataatacataattggattatagtgatatttcaaactaattagtttttttaattagtatcacacatgtatccgatcttgtaatcagtcattcagcttatttaaacggagaaaagtagtcactgtgccgtttggtatcattgttttctctggtccatgttcagtgtggtgcacacaaaggatagagttgtctgaggagctcagaaagaaaataatagacaagcatggtaaaggtaaaggctacaagaccatctccaagcagctcaatgttcctgtgacaacagttgctaatattattaataagtttaaggtccatggaattgtagccaacctccctgggtgcggccgcaagaggaaaatcgaccccagattgaacagaaggatagtgcgaatggtagaaaaagaaccaatgataactgccaaagagatacaagctgaactccaaggtgaaggtacgTCAGTTTCTGTTCGCACCATCTGTCGCTTTTTGAGCAACTGGAGGAGGACTCCACTTTtgcaagaaaaacataaaaaagccagactggaatttgctaaaattcatattgacaagccacaatcctgctgggagaatgtcctttggacagatgagtcaaaactggagctttttggcaagtcacatcagctctatgttcacagacggaaaaaatcaagctttcaaagaagtgaacaccataccATTACCTACAGTGAAAAATGGAGGAGGCTCTGTTATGTTTCGGggctgcatctggcacagggtgccttgaaatgaaatctcaagactatcaaggtattctggagcgaaacgtactgcccagtgtcagaaagctctgtctcagtctcaggtcatggg is from Triplophysa rosa linkage group LG13, Trosa_1v2, whole genome shotgun sequence and encodes:
- the tmx2a gene encoding thioredoxin-related transmembrane protein 2-A is translated as MSLIRGLFAIFYHLPRIYKWFFKPYYFLSLLLTLAFPLVRCCPGLCEHLPSQREDGNSCAFDWREVEILMFLSAIVMMKNRRAITLEQHIGTIFLFSKVANVVLFFRVDLRLGLLYLTLCVVFMIACKPPIYMGPEYIKYFSDTTIDEELQRDGRVTWIVEFYANWSPECQSFSPIFAELSLKYNCAGLQFGKVDIGRYGAVAERYKVNPSPLSKQLPSLLLLQGGREVIRRPQVDKKGRALAWSFTEENIIREFKLNEIFQKCKKHSKGEKTEELKTLLQESTDGGEPVPQDGTEEPESKKDK
- the med19a gene encoding mediator of RNA polymerase II transcription subunit 19-A is translated as MSEIFSTLFGQNDAQPPTGQTAFGSGKPPPPNQAAGAAQMPTQLGDEGPTLRKPGAMNEPFYLLRELPVGNELTGNTNLITHYNLEHAYNKFCGKKVKEKLSNFLPELPGMIDCPGVQDGSSLRSLIEKPPVCGNSFSPLTGALLTGFRLHTGPLPEQYRLMHIQPPKKKSKHKHRHHRPQDPLPPETPSDSDPKKKKKKRDDDPDRKKKKKDKKKKKKHSPDHPGLTGSQSNSNSLR
- the si:dkey-6i22.5 gene encoding polyamine-modulated factor 1 encodes the protein MEETEKKTESHSVENNVDEVGIHVNVSSEASARRNDAVKSSQSKPRLKLFQKVMEKSLQWLVNSAGFDRFSHYLQPLSKQNPQLTEAMHKQFISQLQTLVQNEIGSVIEEGDLKVKLEELDKLEELAKGISEPAWRPSGVPEQDVCSDLVSYYKKQEEYMRLQLKKLQKKTAALAQKVQAGRESITDTEQRIASAVEEWKTSLQDLEAFVLTRSPPESF